A region of Deltaproteobacteria bacterium GWC2_65_14 DNA encodes the following proteins:
- a CDS encoding aconitate hydratase (Catalyzes the conversion of citrate to isocitrate), with protein MGRNIVEKIMKNHYVSGKMKPGQEVAVRIDQTLTQDATGTMAYLQFEAMDVPRVKTEISVSYVDHNTLQEGFENADDHLYLQTVAAKHGIYYSRAGNGICHQVHLERFGIPGKTLLGSDSHTPTGGGIGMMAIGAGGLDVAVAMAGGSFFMTFPRVVKVNLKGKLSPWVSAKDVILKLLEIMTTRGNVGCVVEYGGEGVGTLSVPERATITNMGAELGVTTSIFPSDKVTKAFLKAQGREEQWARLQADRTAKYDKVIDIDLSALEPMVAQPHSPDNVVRVKEIAGKKVHQVLVGSCTNASYKDITTLARILSGRTISANVSFGVAPGSRQVLQMAAKESSVATLVGAGARILETACGFCIGAGQAPPSGGVSVRTNNRNFEGRSGTKDAGIFLVSPETAAACALKGEMADPRDVAAELGIEFPEVKVPKKFLVDDSMVLPPADDPSKVEVRRGPNIGKPPESVPLPETIRGEVALKVGDKITTDHIMPAGARLKYRSNIGKYAEFVFEGVDHTFSRRALENKARGVHNVVVGGLSYGQGSSREHAAICPSHLGVRAVITKAFERIHSANLINFGIVPLLFANEADYGRIEQGDQVEIPNIREAIAKGQQLRARNVTKGFDFEVKHTLTGRQVEIILAGGRLAYTKQAGAF; from the coding sequence GTGGGCAGGAACATCGTCGAAAAGATCATGAAAAATCATTATGTGTCGGGCAAGATGAAGCCCGGGCAGGAGGTCGCCGTCCGGATCGACCAGACGCTCACCCAGGATGCCACCGGGACGATGGCCTACCTCCAGTTCGAGGCGATGGACGTTCCCCGGGTCAAGACCGAGATCTCGGTCTCCTACGTCGACCACAACACCCTCCAGGAAGGGTTCGAGAACGCCGACGACCACCTTTACCTCCAGACGGTGGCGGCGAAGCACGGGATCTATTACTCCCGGGCGGGAAACGGGATCTGCCACCAGGTCCACCTCGAGCGGTTCGGCATTCCCGGGAAGACGCTGCTCGGCTCCGACTCCCACACGCCGACCGGCGGCGGGATCGGGATGATGGCGATCGGCGCGGGGGGGCTGGACGTCGCCGTGGCGATGGCGGGTGGGTCTTTCTTCATGACCTTCCCCAGGGTGGTCAAGGTGAACCTGAAGGGGAAGCTCTCCCCCTGGGTCTCCGCCAAGGATGTGATCCTAAAGCTCCTCGAAATCATGACCACCAGGGGAAACGTCGGCTGCGTCGTCGAGTACGGGGGGGAGGGGGTGGGCACCCTCTCCGTTCCCGAGCGTGCGACGATCACGAACATGGGGGCGGAGCTGGGCGTCACCACCTCGATCTTCCCCTCCGACAAGGTGACCAAGGCGTTTCTCAAGGCGCAAGGGAGGGAAGAGCAGTGGGCGCGGCTCCAGGCGGACAGGACCGCGAAGTATGACAAGGTGATCGACATCGACCTGTCGGCGCTCGAGCCGATGGTGGCGCAGCCGCACAGCCCGGACAACGTCGTCCGGGTGAAGGAGATCGCGGGGAAGAAGGTCCACCAGGTGCTGGTCGGCTCCTGCACGAACGCCTCCTACAAGGACATCACCACGCTCGCGAGAATTCTCTCCGGCCGGACGATCAGCGCGAACGTCTCCTTCGGCGTCGCGCCGGGATCGCGGCAGGTCCTACAGATGGCGGCGAAGGAGAGCAGCGTCGCCACGCTGGTCGGCGCCGGCGCGAGGATCCTCGAGACCGCCTGCGGGTTCTGCATCGGAGCGGGGCAGGCCCCCCCGTCGGGCGGGGTGTCGGTCCGCACGAACAACCGGAACTTCGAGGGGCGGTCCGGGACCAAGGACGCCGGGATCTTCCTCGTATCCCCGGAAACGGCCGCCGCATGCGCCCTGAAGGGGGAGATGGCGGATCCGAGGGACGTGGCCGCCGAACTCGGGATCGAATTCCCCGAGGTGAAGGTGCCGAAGAAGTTCCTGGTGGACGACTCGATGGTGCTTCCGCCCGCCGACGACCCGTCGAAGGTCGAGGTGCGCCGCGGGCCGAACATCGGCAAGCCGCCGGAGAGCGTGCCGCTTCCCGAGACGATCCGGGGGGAGGTGGCGCTGAAGGTGGGGGACAAGATCACCACCGACCACATCATGCCGGCCGGCGCGCGCCTGAAGTACCGGTCGAACATCGGCAAGTACGCCGAGTTCGTCTTCGAGGGGGTCGATCACACCTTCAGCAGGCGGGCGCTGGAGAACAAGGCGAGGGGGGTCCACAACGTCGTGGTGGGCGGCCTCTCCTACGGGCAGGGCTCCTCGCGGGAGCATGCGGCGATCTGCCCGAGCCACCTGGGGGTCCGCGCGGTGATCACGAAGGCCTTCGAGCGGATCCACTCGGCGAACCTGATCAACTTCGGGATCGTGCCGCTGCTGTTCGCGAACGAGGCCGACTACGGCCGGATCGAGCAGGGGGACCAGGTCGAGATCCCGAACATCCGGGAAGCGATCGCGAAGGGGCAGCAGCTCAGGGCCAGAAACGTGACCAAGGGGTTCGACTTCGAGGTGAAGCACACCCTCACCGGCCGCCAGGTCGAGATCATCCTGGCGGGGGGTCGGCTCGCCTACACGAAGCAGGCCGGCGCCTTCTGA
- a CDS encoding apolipoprotein N-acyltransferase — protein sequence MEKAAVRFSAFRLPVLSGILLGTSYIPFPPWALLFGFVPLWLFWLRESSWKRVFFAGWLAQFVFTLIASHWVAHTAHEFGHLSRPVSALVLLLFCAAGHLHIPLAGVVWSLCRSGGPLPVWAQLGLLPAVTALAEYAWPMIFPWNLGYPWLWARLPAYQLAEYVGFQGLSAVTLALNLAFLAAWENRGTWKGGRVLGAALAFLAAINGLGWIRGKTLPPPDAETRVLIVQANIGNLAKERAQRGERFRGEILRRYFELTAQGLSGPGSGRPDFAVWPESAFPDTILPGAMEEGNTALLRAFLRRHSIALLTGARGYDEAAGKKTNALYLFAEDGEVAGPPYHKTVLLAFGEYVPGARLVPALKGWFPRTADFARGHGPEVKRLGDLVLGPQICYEGLFPGLSRVLADGGAQVFVNVTNDSWFGARSEPYQHLVMTLARGIEFRRPVIRSTNTGISTAMRADGTLLALSPLHAEWTQRYDIPYRRDPPPTFFQAYGHWLVPAILLLAPAGILAAAWRRKA from the coding sequence ATGGAAAAGGCGGCAGTGCGTTTCTCCGCGTTCCGGCTCCCCGTTCTCTCCGGGATCCTCCTGGGAACCAGCTACATCCCCTTTCCTCCCTGGGCGCTCCTTTTCGGCTTCGTCCCTCTATGGCTCTTCTGGCTCCGCGAGAGCTCGTGGAAGCGGGTGTTCTTCGCGGGCTGGCTCGCACAGTTCGTCTTCACGCTGATCGCCTCGCACTGGGTGGCGCACACCGCCCACGAATTCGGCCACCTTTCCCGGCCCGTGTCCGCCCTCGTCCTGCTCCTCTTCTGCGCCGCGGGTCACCTTCACATCCCCCTTGCCGGGGTGGTCTGGTCGCTTTGCCGCTCCGGGGGGCCTCTCCCCGTTTGGGCGCAGCTTGGGCTGCTGCCGGCGGTCACCGCCCTGGCGGAATACGCCTGGCCCATGATCTTCCCGTGGAACCTCGGGTACCCGTGGCTGTGGGCCCGGCTTCCGGCGTACCAGCTCGCCGAATACGTGGGATTCCAGGGCTTGAGCGCCGTGACCCTTGCTCTCAACCTCGCGTTTCTGGCCGCCTGGGAGAACCGGGGGACGTGGAAAGGGGGACGCGTCCTCGGGGCCGCTCTGGCCTTCCTCGCGGCGATCAACGGGCTCGGCTGGATCCGGGGGAAGACCCTGCCTCCCCCCGATGCGGAGACGCGTGTCCTGATCGTGCAGGCCAACATCGGCAACCTCGCGAAGGAGCGCGCGCAGAGGGGCGAGCGGTTCCGGGGGGAGATCCTTCGGCGGTACTTCGAGCTGACCGCGCAGGGGCTTTCGGGACCGGGGAGCGGCCGGCCGGATTTCGCGGTGTGGCCGGAGTCCGCGTTCCCGGACACGATTCTCCCGGGAGCGATGGAAGAGGGAAACACCGCGCTCCTGCGGGCGTTTCTCCGCCGCCACTCGATCGCCCTGCTCACCGGGGCGCGGGGTTACGACGAAGCGGCGGGGAAGAAGACGAACGCGCTCTACCTCTTCGCAGAGGACGGCGAGGTGGCCGGCCCCCCGTACCACAAGACCGTGCTGCTGGCGTTCGGGGAATACGTCCCCGGGGCCCGTCTCGTTCCGGCGCTCAAAGGGTGGTTCCCCCGAACGGCCGACTTCGCACGCGGCCATGGGCCGGAGGTCAAGCGGCTCGGAGACCTGGTCCTGGGCCCGCAGATCTGCTACGAGGGCCTCTTCCCCGGCCTGTCCCGCGTCCTGGCCGACGGGGGAGCCCAGGTCTTCGTCAATGTGACCAACGACTCCTGGTTCGGCGCGCGGTCCGAGCCGTATCAGCACCTGGTCATGACTCTCGCCCGGGGGATCGAGTTCCGCCGGCCCGTCATCCGGTCCACGAACACCGGGATCTCCACGGCGATGCGGGCGGACGGGACCCTTCTCGCGCTCTCCCCGCTGCATGCGGAGTGGACGCAGCGGTACGACATCCCCTATCGGAGGGACCCGCCTCCCACCTTCTTCCAGGCGTACGGCCACTGGCTCGTTCCGGCGATCCTGCTCCTGGCGCCGGCGGGGATCCTCGCCGCGGCGTGGCGCCGGAAGGCGTGA